One part of the Desulfovibrio desulfuricans genome encodes these proteins:
- a CDS encoding tetratricopeptide repeat protein, with protein sequence MNPQKNQGAEDSPLLRDLQAEVSSESAPMLQFMLRHAGTIASIVVLFVLVLAGTGIWRWYSTSKNDEARQSLARIVLQTSGPAQVKELAALAEKAPSDVRFSAYLALGQSAMSNGDNATAADAFAKAAKASDGPLALVAGMNEAGAMLKAGKYADALAQLQKLQAALPGEVTAPQLKQMMAEAAVAAGQTEQAARIYLALSREAQGLNSEYFRARATTLAPKIVEEEAAQAAAPAAPDGAGEKSSGKAQ encoded by the coding sequence ATGAATCCGCAAAAGAATCAAGGCGCAGAGGATTCCCCCCTGTTGCGCGACCTTCAGGCAGAAGTCAGCTCCGAAAGCGCCCCCATGCTCCAGTTCATGCTGCGCCACGCTGGCACCATAGCCAGCATTGTGGTGCTGTTTGTGCTGGTTCTGGCGGGTACCGGCATCTGGCGCTGGTACAGCACATCCAAAAACGATGAGGCGCGGCAGTCGCTTGCGCGCATTGTGCTGCAAACCAGCGGCCCCGCGCAGGTCAAGGAACTTGCCGCCCTGGCGGAAAAAGCCCCCTCGGACGTACGGTTTTCCGCCTATCTGGCCTTGGGCCAAAGCGCCATGAGCAACGGCGACAACGCCACCGCCGCGGATGCCTTTGCCAAGGCCGCCAAGGCAAGCGACGGCCCCCTTGCGCTGGTTGCCGGCATGAACGAGGCCGGAGCCATGCTCAAGGCCGGAAAATACGCCGATGCCCTTGCTCAGCTGCAAAAGCTGCAAGCCGCGCTGCCGGGCGAAGTTACCGCTCCCCAGCTCAAGCAGATGATGGCCGAAGCCGCTGTTGCCGCAGGGCAGACCGAACAGGCCGCCCGCATCTATCTTGCCCTCTCGCGCGAGGCGCAGGGCCTCAACAGCGAATATTTCCGCGCTCGCGCAACCACGCTGGCCCCCAAGATTGTTGAAGAAGAAGCCGCCCAGGCTGCG